The following proteins are co-located in the Leishmania donovani BPK282A1 complete genome, chromosome 26 genome:
- a CDS encoding glutathione peroxidase-like protein, putative produces the protein MSIYDFKVNGSDHQPYDLGQHKGHPLLIYNVASKCGFTKGGYETATTLYNKYKHLGFTVLAFPCNQFAGQEPGTEEEVKEFACTRFKAEFPIMEKVCVNGEHEHPLYHYLKSKCKGILGTTFVKWNFTAFLVDKDGHPVCRFAPGATVSEIEKKLLPLLQADSDGAKVLSSTQS, from the coding sequence ATGTCTATCTACGATTTCAAGGTCAACGGCAGCGACCACCAGCCGTACGACCTTGGCCAGCACAAGGGCCATCCGCTTCTCATCTACAACGTAGCCAGCAAGTGCGGCTTCACCAAGGGCGGCTACGAGACAGCCACGACGCTATACAACAAGTACAAGCATCTCGGCTTCACGGTACTGGCGTTCCCGTGCAACCAGTTCGCCGGTCAGGAACCTGgaacagaggaggaggtgaaggagtTCGCCTGCACGCGTTTCAAGGCTGAGTTCCCCATTATGGAGAAGGTCTGTGTCAACGGCGAGCACGAGCACCCGCTGTACCACTACTTGAAGAGCAAGTGCAAGGGTATCCTCGGCACGACGTTTGTGAAGTGGAACTTCACGGCGTTCCTGGTGGACAAGGACGGCCATCCCGTGTGCCGCTTCGCGCCCGGTGCGACGGTGTCCGAAATCGAGAAGAAGTTGCTGCCGCTACTGCAGGCTGACAGTGACGGTGCAAAGGTGCTGTCAAGCACTCAGTCGTGA
- a CDS encoding asparagine synthetase a, putative produces the protein MSSSPQEYIDLQTRILRVKTIFAEELANALNLIQVECPMLACVGDGTQDNLSGVEKAVQVHVKEIPGVNYEVVHSLAKWKRMTLGNHRFPVGRGIFTNMRALRVEETLDNIHSVYVDQWDWERVIAPADRCLEHLQATVRSLYEVLRETESRLCTEFPDIAPILPDSIKFVHTEQLLKRYPELDPKSREREAVKKLGAVFLIGIGCKLSHGDHHDVRAPDYDDWSSPVSVDSSKIGFPTADDEKPSVNTIMSLQGLNGDILVYNPVLDDVLELSSMGIRVDQEALRRQLEITGTSDRLQCRWHQCVLNGDLPQTIGGGIGQSRTVMFMLRKRHIGEVQCSVWPHEVTAQYSLL, from the coding sequence ATGTCGTCCAGTCCGCAGGAGTACATTGATCTCCAGACCCGCATTTTGAGGGTGAAAACGATCTTCGCCGAGGAGCTCGCCAATGCCTTGAATCTGATCCAGGTGGAGTGCCCCATGCTCGCCTGCGTCGGCGATGGCACACAGGACAACCTCTCGGGTGTGGAGAAAGCAGTGCAGGTGCACGTGAAAGAGATCCCGGGGGTGAATTACGAGGTAGTGCACTCGCTCGCCAAGTGGAAGCGCATGACCCTCGGCAATCACAGGTTCCCCGTTGGCAGGGGCATCTTTACCAACATGCGCGCCCTGCGTGTCGAAGAAACCCTGGATAACATCCACTCCGTCTACGTCGACCAGTGGGACTGGGAGCGCGTCATAGCGCCGGCGGACCGCTGCCTCGAGCACCTGCAGGCCACTGTTCGCTCTCTCtacgaggtgctgcgcgagacgGAGAGTCGCTTGTGCACCGAGTTCCCGGACATTGCCCCGATTCTGCCGGATTCGATCAAGTTCGTGCACaccgagcagctgctgaaaCGCTATCCGGAGCTGGACCCCAAGTCGCGCGAGCGTGAAGCCGTCAAGAAGCTCGGTGCGGTTTTCCTGATCGGCATCGGGTGCAAGCTGAGCCACGGCGACCACCACGACGTGCGTGCTCCGGACTACGATGACTGGTCGTCGCCGGTGTCCGTCGACTCCTCCAAGATCGGCTTTCCGACTGCCGACGACGAGAAGCCCTCGGTGAATACCATCATGTCCTTGCAGGGCCTTAACGGCGACATCCTGGTGTACAACCCGGTTCTCGATGATGTGCTCGAACTGAGCAGCATGGGCATCCGTGTTGACCAGGAGgcactgcgccgccagctggAGATCACCGGCACCAGCGACCGCCTCCAGTGCAGGTGGCACCAGTGCGTGCTGAACGGAGACCTGCCTCAAACCATCGGCGGCGGTATCGGCCAGAGTCGCACAGTCATGTTCATGCTCCGAAAGAGGCACATCGGCGAGGTACAGTGCAGCGTGTGGCCCCACGAGGTCACGGCGCAGTACTCTTTATTGTAA
- a CDS encoding RNA-editing complex protein MP100, putative: protein MRGVLARNACRLNSLQKGTRLADVYQLLITKKPVEYDYVAIDVNAFVGGAMRITKNMSPEQRRSKEASRHVLNSIMQMLRRVVCRRSLLLAFDGPDTFAKAYKLRTTPSTRRLDIQTQRLPGGVLMRAVEDRIVKTMPLGRGLIPGEVVVSGVNVEGPVERKVTAWALDLACRDGAQHTSKSICLIGAGELWMNVLALTPYSQGTSILHGSSDLRHMTLNDSLTWLQLGDDLLTGDARVITAARTDALLLYLLCHGCSATDLSPLSGSNFTVLMEAYHARRREAAAAAGAAAGAPIFQLIREQPNGALVLDVQAFYLLFVAEKDIAAAIQSLAALVVPAKGASPHAAPLRTFSMPLSTSGGSASEEQMRDANTPDMLHGSYLSHLLNSHHLFCHGEMLGRFSVPAYMEAEVKMGSLGRSGAAGVRASVVAVGDWTRFLLRCLQRGGRYAFASDAGAELSYNTSKWAPPATTAADVSAASSPTAPCTTAYYPFWSSAQPLTAAEYTILSTPNPGILDPLLVDYVPGVTPALRSELPRALTSVQANLHELRSSLQHFFAYATADRPHPSLCLAPSYHWCQNEKSKVWSMRYVDLGVVARQQGVRHARGLLPGMSMEQEAPKEGAVVYDAESQTWTSQPRSFAVFTSSEQLPGHQEREHADGSSSSSMAATAAASVDAAEVPTLRVLTWNVMFDRYSNQPTPLGMPGIDWCSPKRYPVLAKLIDAEDADVVGMQEVERPFAEYLAAQPWCRERYIMSCSPQSPILDPWGVLLLVRRGGRWPLQQLKHLNVPAWSGHVSLMPVATLDLSAAAAHSDNSGTGGGSSAGKSGSRKLAASPRVVNVCSMHLLAPFVKVNEVARTGQDQALRHALTRQLQGDTLVMGDFNDWPSNEFLMPPESRYVECWPIIHPGDYGKTMDESNTFCKLKIEEIFFGRSDKVFLRTGTATASSPTRGVLKPVEAHLVGTRSVNDENGNQEAPAYLFPSDHYGVSMQFQVL, encoded by the coding sequence ATGCGGGGTGTGCTGGCGCGTAACGCATGTCGGCTCAACTCCCTCCAGAAAGGGACGCGGCTAGCTGATGTCTACCAGCTCCTCATCACCAAGAAGCCGGTCGAGTACGACTATGTCGCGATTGACGTGAACGCCTTTGTCGGCGGTGCCATGCGCATAACAAAGAACATGTCGCCAGAGCAGCGTCGCAGCAAGGAGGCTTCGCGGCATGTCCTCAACTCCATCATGcagatgctgcgccgcgtggtGTGCCGtcgctctcttctcctcgccTTTGATGGTCCGGACACGTTTGCGAAGGCGTACAAgcttcgcaccacgccgTCGACACGGCGACTCGACATTCAAACTCAGCGCCTCCCCGGTGGTGTTCTGATGCGTGCGGTGGAAGATCGCATAGTCAAGACGATGCCGCTGGGGCGCGGGCTGATTCCCGGCGAGGTGGTCGTTTCCGGTGTCAACGTGGAGGGCCCGGTGGAGCGAAAGGTGACGGCATGGGCTCTCGACTTGGCGTGCCGCGACGGGGCGCAGCACACCTCCAAGTCTATCTGCCTCATCGGAGCGGGGGAGCTGTGGATGAACGTGCTCGCCCTCACGCCGTACTCTCAAGGTACGAGCATCTTGCACGGATCGTCCGACTTGCGCCACATGACGCTCAACGACTCCCTGACATGGCTCCAGCTCGGCGACGACCTGCTGACCGGCGATGCACGGGTCATCACGGCAGCGCGGACAGATGCGCTGTTGCTTTATCTGCTGTGCCACGGCTGCTCCGCAACAGACCTCTCGCCGCTGTCTGGATCGAACTTTACGGTTCTCATGGAAGCATACCACGCTCGACGCCgagaagccgcagcagccgccggtgcggccGCCGGGGCACCGATCTTTCAGCTCATCCGCGAGCAGCCGAACGGTGCCCTGGTGCTTGACGTGCAGGCGTTCTACCTACTCTTTGTGGCGGAAAAGGACATTGCAGCAGCGATCCagtcgctggcggcgcttgTCGTGCCGGCGAAGGGTGCGAGCCCAcacgcggcaccgctgaGGACCTTCTCCATGCCGCTCTCCACTtcaggcggcagcgcatcagAGGAGCAGATGCGCGACGCTAACACGCCCGACATGTTGCACGGCAGCTACCTAAGCCACCTGCTCAACTCCCATCACCTCTTCTGCCATGGTGAAATGCTCGGTCGGTTCAGTGTGCCGGCCTACATGGAAGCAGAGGTGAAGATGGGGAGCCttggccgcagcggcgctgcgggtgTCCGCGCCAGCGTGGTCGCCGTGGGGGATTGGACCCGCTTTCTGCTCCGCTGTCTCCAACGCGGGGGGCGCTACGCTTTCGCCAGTGACGCAGGCGCTGAGCTAAGCTACAACACCTCGAAGTGGGCACCACCCGCTACGACGGCTGCCGATGTGAGCGCTGCGTCTTCGCCCACCGCTCCCTGCACGACCGCGTACTATCCTTTCTGGTCctccgcgcagccgctgacGGCAGCCGAGTACACCATCCTTAGCACCCCAAATCCAGGCATCCTCGATCCGCTGCTAGTGGATTACGTGCCGGGGGTAACGCCGGCGCTACGGTCGGAGCTGCCGCGGGCGCTCACTTCTGTGCAGGCGAACCTCCATGAACTTCGCAGCTCGCTGCAGCACTTCTTCGCGTACGCGACGGCTGATCGGCCGCACCCGTCGCTGTGCCTGGCGCCGTCCTACCACTGGTGTCAAAACGAGAAGAGCAAGGTGTGGTCAATGCGGTACGTGGACTTGGGCGTGGTCGCACGGCAGCAGGGTGTCCGTCACGCACGCGGCCTGCTGCCTGGCATGAGCATGGAGCAGGAAGCGCCGAAGGAGGGCGCCGTGGTATATGACGCCGAATCACAAACGTGGACCTCGCAGCCACGCAGCTTCGCTGTATTCACATCGTCGGAGCAGCTACCGGGACATCAAGAGCGTGAGCATGCCGACGGGTCATCGTCTTCATCCATGGCggccacggctgctgcttccgTGGATGCGGCCGAGGTGCCCACGCTGAGGGTGCTCACGTGGAACGTCATGTTCGATCGGTACAGCAACCAACCTACCCCACTCGGTATGCCGGGCATCGACTGGTGCAGCCCGAAGCGGTACCCGGTGCTGGCGAAGCTCAtcgacgccgaggacgccgatGTGGTGGGGATGCAGGAAGTGGAGCGGCCGTTTGCTGAGTAcctcgcggcgcagccgtggtgccgcGAGCGGTACATCATGTCCTGCAGTCCGCAGAGCCCCATCTTGGATCCGTGGGGCGTGCTGCTActtgtgcgccgcggcgggcggtggccgctgcagcagctgaaacACCTGAATGTGCCGGCGTGGTCAGGCCACGTCTCCCTCATGCCTGTGGCTACGCTGGATTTgagtgcagccgccgcccacAGCGACAACAGTggcaccggcggtggcagctCAGCCGgaaagagcggcagcagaaagcttgcagcgtcgccgcgggTGGTGAACGTCTGCTCCATGCACTTGCTGGCGCCATTTGTGAAGGTGAACGAGGTGGCCCGCACGGGTCAGGATCAAGCTCTGCGTCATGCGCtgacgcggcagctgcagggcgaCACGCTCGTGATGGGCGACTTCAACGACTGGCCGAGCAACGAGTTCCTCATGCCGCCAGAGTCGCGGTACGTCGAGTGCTGGCCGATCATTCACCCCGGTGACTATGGGAAAACAATGGACGAGTCGAACACCTTCTGCAAGCTGAAGATCGAAGAGATCTTCTTTGGTCGCTCTGACAAGGTGTTCCTCCGGACAGGTACCGCCACAGCCTCGAGCCCCACCCGAGGCGTGCTGAAGCCAGTGGAGGCGCATCTAGTAGGAACGCGGAGCGTCAATGACGAAAACGGCAATCAAGAAGCACCGGCGTATCTGTTCCCGTCTGACCACTACGGCGTCAGCATGCAGTTCCAAGTCCTGTGA